A region of Deltaproteobacteria bacterium DNA encodes the following proteins:
- a CDS encoding TetR/AcrR family transcriptional regulator, with the protein MGLRDQSRLDKKNRILEAAARVFARRGYSGAVMADIAEEAGIGKGTLYEYFDSKEELFFGVFGWFMGMMLELSRVETSVLGASASEKILAIMESLIRITGEEMNEMMTLFMEFWAASGASRMQERFKQAFRETYTGFRKIFAALIREGMERGEFRSDADPESLAAVLVGSWDGLFLQAWFEPSFDVEKVLKDFLETLFKGLMQKPKQTMEPEEG; encoded by the coding sequence ATGGGACTCCGAGATCAATCAAGATTGGATAAAAAAAATCGAATTCTGGAGGCAGCAGCCCGGGTGTTTGCCCGCAGGGGATATTCAGGCGCGGTGATGGCCGATATCGCCGAAGAGGCGGGTATCGGGAAGGGTACCCTCTATGAATACTTCGACAGCAAGGAGGAACTCTTTTTCGGGGTCTTCGGGTGGTTCATGGGGATGATGCTGGAACTCAGCCGGGTTGAAACTTCGGTGTTGGGGGCATCGGCGAGCGAAAAGATCCTGGCCATAATGGAGTCTCTCATCCGGATAACCGGTGAAGAGATGAATGAAATGATGACCCTGTTCATGGAATTCTGGGCGGCCTCCGGGGCATCCAGGATGCAGGAAAGGTTCAAGCAGGCGTTCAGGGAGACCTACACCGGATTTCGAAAGATCTTTGCCGCCCTGATTCGGGAAGGCATGGAGAGGGGGGAATTCAGGAGCGATGCGGATCCGGAGTCTCTTGCAGCGGTTCTGGTGGGAAGCTGGGACGGGTTGTTTCTCCAGGCCTGGTTCGAGCCCTCCTTTGACGTGGAAAAGGTGCTCAAGGACTTTCTGGAGACTCTTTTTAAGGGCCTGATGCAAAAACCGAAGCAAACGATGGAACCGGAGGAGGGGTAG